The proteins below are encoded in one region of bacterium:
- a CDS encoding slipin family protein codes for MVSTFLGPLLVAIIIVLIALIGSTVKIAREYERGVIFRLGRLLRAKGPGVIILIPVVDRMMKIDLRVVTLDVPRQEMMTRDNVPVSVDAVLYFRVVNPEDAVVKVENYSKATYLLAQTTLRSVLGQHEMDELLSQRDRINQQLQQVIDEGTEPWGIKVTLVEVRDVSLPEGMKRAMAKQAEVERERRAKVINAEGEFQAAEKLVQAAAKIATEPVALQLRYLQALTEITSDRNSITVFPVPLDFLSFFQQKIADRGGS; via the coding sequence TGGTCGCGATCATCATCGTGCTGATCGCGCTGATCGGCTCGACGGTGAAGATCGCGCGCGAGTACGAACGCGGGGTGATCTTCCGGCTCGGTCGGCTGCTCCGCGCCAAGGGGCCAGGCGTGATCATCCTCATTCCGGTCGTGGACCGCATGATGAAGATCGACCTGCGCGTGGTCACCCTGGACGTGCCCCGGCAGGAGATGATGACGCGCGACAACGTCCCCGTCTCGGTGGACGCCGTCTTGTACTTCCGCGTCGTCAATCCCGAGGACGCCGTGGTCAAGGTGGAAAACTACTCCAAGGCAACGTATCTGCTCGCACAGACGACCCTCCGCAGCGTCCTCGGCCAGCACGAGATGGACGAACTGCTGAGCCAGCGCGACCGGATCAACCAACAACTCCAACAGGTGATCGATGAGGGCACGGAACCGTGGGGGATCAAGGTGACCCTGGTCGAGGTGCGCGACGTCTCCCTCCCGGAGGGGATGAAGCGGGCGATGGCCAAGCAGGCCGAGGTCGAGCGCGAGCGGCGCGCGAAAGTCATCAACGCGGAGGGCGAGTTCCAAGCCGCCGAGAAGCTCGTGCAGGCGGCGGCGAAGATCGCCACGGAACCGGTCGCCCTACAGCTCCGCTATCTGCAGGCGCTGACCGAGATCACGTCGGATCGGAACTCGATCACGGTGTTTCCGGTGCCCCTGGATTTCCTCTCGT